In the genome of Chloroflexota bacterium, the window CCACAGGTCGTGGTAATTTGTCGCCGCCGGCTCAACATAGGGGCACCGACGCCATTTGTGCACGATACACGGCCACGATTTTGTAACGCGGCTTTTCCCGTGATATAATGTCTTCCTGTCAACACGCACTTGGAAAGGTGTCCAGTCATGCAAGATCTAATTCGTTCGCTTTCGAAGATGCCGGAGAAGGCGGCCAAGCGGCCGGTACTCGAGCCCGGTGATACCGTGCGCGTGATGTACCGCATCGTTGAGGGCGACAAGGAACGCCTGCAGCCGTTCCAGGGCGTCGTCATGCGCTTGCGTGGCAACGGCGCGACCACCCGCTTCACGGTGCGCCGCCTCGCGGCTCACGGCGTCGGCGTCGAGCGCACATTCGTAGCGAACTCGCCCCGGCTGGAAGACGTCAAGGTCATCCGCCACGGCCAGGTGCGCCGCGCGCAGTTGTTCTTCCTGCGCGACCGCGTCGGCAAGAAGGCCCGCCTGCGCGAGCGCCGCTACGACGATTCCGAGCAGAATCCGCCGGCCAGCTAGCATAAGCGCCGCTTGCGGCGGTCGTTGAATCATAAGGGAAATCGGGTATACTCAAGTGTGCCCCGTTTCCCTTATTTGCTTTGATGGGGCACATGGATGCGCATGCCAGGCTTTCGGGCGGAACTTAGGTATCACGGTCGCGGCCTCGCGCCCGTCGCCGGGTTGGACGAGGCCGGGCGCGGCGCATGGGCCGGTCCACTGGTGGCCGGCGCGGTCATCCTGCCGCCGCCGACTCCCGCGCTGCGTCGCGCGCTTCGTCAGGTTAACGACTCGAAGCAGTTGAGCGCGGCCGCCCGCGAGTTCTGCGCCGCGTTGATTCGCACGGTCGCCGTCGCGGCCGCCGTCGGCATGGTCTCGCCCGCCGAGATTGACGAGATGGGCATGACCCGCGCCACGCGCGAGGCGATGTCGCGCGCGCTGGCTGGTTTGACCGTCGCGCCGGCCGCCTTGCTGATCGACGCCTTTCCGCTGCCGTCCAGCGCGCTGCCACAGCAGGCGATCATTCGCGGCGACTCCTATGCGTTCAGCATCGCCGCCGCCTCGATTATAGCGAAAGTCACACGAGATGCGTTGATGCGCGAGCTCGATACCACCTGGCCGGGCTACGGCTTTGCCCATCACAAAGGCTACGGTACCGTCAACCACCACGCTGCGCTGCGCGCCATCGGCGTCTCGGTCGTGCATCGCCGCTCGTTTGCGCCGATCCGCGCCCTGCTGGCCGCCGCCGGAGCGCCGCAGTGACCGCGCACACGGCGCCGCCGCGTCGCCCTTCGGCCCGTCGCCAACTCGGCACCGCCGGCGAGCAGATGGCCGCGCGGGCGCTGCAGGAGCGCGGTCTGTCGATTGTCGAGATGAACTACCGCTGCGCCGAGGGGGAGATCGACCTGGTGGCGCGCGACGGCGACGCGTGGGTGTTCGTCGAAGTGAAAACCCGGCGCGGCGACCGCTTCGGCACGCCGGAGGAAGCCGTGACGCCGCGCAAGCAGGCCAAATTGATCACTGTGGCCGACAACTATCTGCAGACGCACAATCTGGGCGA includes:
- the rplS gene encoding 50S ribosomal protein L19; this translates as MQDLIRSLSKMPEKAAKRPVLEPGDTVRVMYRIVEGDKERLQPFQGVVMRLRGNGATTRFTVRRLAAHGVGVERTFVANSPRLEDVKVIRHGQVRRAQLFFLRDRVGKKARLRERRYDDSEQNPPAS
- a CDS encoding YraN family protein, producing the protein MAARALQERGLSIVEMNYRCAEGEIDLVARDGDAWVFVEVKTRRGDRFGTPEEAVTPRKQAKLITVADNYLQTHNLGDADWRIDVVAIAMDAHGRLQRIDIIDHAVTH
- a CDS encoding ribonuclease HII; translated protein: MPGFRAELRYHGRGLAPVAGLDEAGRGAWAGPLVAGAVILPPPTPALRRALRQVNDSKQLSAAAREFCAALIRTVAVAAAVGMVSPAEIDEMGMTRATREAMSRALAGLTVAPAALLIDAFPLPSSALPQQAIIRGDSYAFSIAAASIIAKVTRDALMRELDTTWPGYGFAHHKGYGTVNHHAALRAIGVSVVHRRSFAPIRALLAAAGAPQ